One region of Streptomyces davaonensis JCM 4913 genomic DNA includes:
- a CDS encoding DUF4429 domain-containing protein translates to MAEIIQKDGTWAFDGDALRLTPGRDKNVSLLRKTLGELVVPLGALAGVSFEQGKKAGRLRLRLRDGADPLLNATGGRLTEPHDPYQLLVEPGRYGVAEYFTDEVRNALLLDQVPADPVSEYLLPGPAVPLSVSAGDGTASFDGERIRLEWNWKTEDAKAAAGSRTLGLADITAVEWHPAAGLENGHLRFTVRNAPTKAPPKYDPNAVELWGFKKDPLMALIAAAVQARLPHPTAPADDVRQPQPDPAAPALPSAAPAEDGHDALLRRLRELGELHRTGVLTEEEFTLAKQAILKRM, encoded by the coding sequence ATGGCGGAAATCATCCAGAAGGACGGCACTTGGGCTTTCGACGGGGACGCGCTGCGGCTGACACCCGGCCGGGACAAGAACGTCAGTCTCCTGCGGAAGACCCTCGGTGAACTCGTCGTCCCGCTGGGCGCGTTGGCGGGGGTCTCGTTCGAGCAGGGCAAGAAGGCGGGGCGGCTCAGGCTTCGACTGCGGGACGGCGCCGACCCGTTGCTGAACGCCACCGGCGGACGGCTCACCGAGCCCCACGACCCGTATCAACTGCTCGTCGAACCCGGCCGCTACGGCGTCGCCGAGTACTTCACCGACGAGGTCCGCAACGCCCTGCTGCTGGACCAGGTCCCGGCCGACCCGGTGAGCGAGTACCTCCTGCCGGGCCCGGCGGTCCCGCTGTCGGTCTCCGCCGGGGACGGCACCGCGAGCTTCGACGGGGAGCGGATCCGCCTGGAGTGGAACTGGAAGACGGAGGACGCCAAGGCCGCCGCCGGGTCCCGCACGCTCGGCCTCGCGGACATCACCGCCGTCGAGTGGCATCCGGCGGCCGGACTGGAGAATGGCCACCTCCGCTTCACCGTGCGCAACGCCCCGACCAAGGCTCCGCCGAAGTACGACCCCAACGCCGTGGAGCTGTGGGGCTTCAAGAAGGACCCGCTGATGGCCCTGATCGCGGCGGCCGTCCAGGCCCGCCTCCCGCACCCCACGGCGCCCGCCGACGACGTACGACAGCCGCAGCCGGACCCCGCCGCCCCCGCGCTGCCGTCCGCGGCCCCCGCCGAGGACGGCCATGACGCGCTGCTGCGCCGGCTGCGCGAGCTGGGCGAACTGCACCGCACGGGCGTCCTGACGGAGGAGGAGTTCACCCTCGCCAAGCAGGCGATCCTGAAGCGGATGTGA
- a CDS encoding beta-N-acetylhexosaminidase, which produces MRQRHRTLRLLGSLLLIAAAGVSTTGAVPAGHGPAATPLDRVVPAPSSVAPGGSPYRITDGTRIRVDGSREVGRVGHYLADLLRPSTGYRLPVTTHGGGIRLKLAKGPFGAEGYRLDSGARGVTITAAEPAGLFHGVQTLRQLLPAAVEKDSVQPGPWLVAGGTIEDSPRYGWRGAMLDVSRHFFDVDEVKRYVDQLALYKFNKLHLHLSDDQGWRIAVDSWPRLADYGGSTEVGGGPGGHYTKDDYREIVRYAASRHLEVVPEIDMPGHTNAALASYAELNCDGVAPPLYTGTEVGFSSLCVRKDVTYDFVDDVVRELAALTPGRYLHIGGDEAHSTPHADYVKFMDRVQPVVAKYGKTVIGWHQLTGANPSRGALAQYWGLDDTSAEEKAQVAAAARGGTGLILSPADRIYLDMKYDASTPLGLSWAGYVEVRRAYDWDPGDYLDGVPAVAVRGVEAPLWSETLQTSADIEFMAFPRVAGVAELGWSPAATHDWDGYKARLAAQGPRWEAMGIGFYRSPQVPWPTA; this is translated from the coding sequence GTGAGACAGCGCCACAGAACGCTTCGCCTTCTCGGTTCGCTGCTGCTCATCGCGGCGGCCGGCGTCTCCACCACCGGTGCGGTGCCCGCGGGCCACGGGCCGGCCGCGACCCCGCTCGACCGGGTGGTCCCCGCCCCGTCCTCCGTCGCACCGGGCGGATCCCCCTACCGCATCACCGACGGCACCCGTATCCGCGTGGACGGCTCGCGCGAGGTCGGGCGGGTCGGGCATTACCTCGCGGACCTCCTGCGGCCCTCCACCGGCTACCGGCTGCCCGTCACCACGCACGGCGGCGGCATCCGACTGAAGCTCGCGAAGGGCCCGTTCGGCGCCGAGGGCTACCGCCTCGACAGCGGTGCGCGGGGCGTCACCATCACCGCCGCCGAGCCCGCGGGCCTCTTCCACGGTGTCCAGACCCTGCGCCAGCTCCTTCCCGCGGCCGTCGAGAAGGACTCCGTGCAGCCCGGGCCCTGGCTGGTCGCGGGCGGCACGATCGAGGACAGCCCGCGCTACGGCTGGCGGGGCGCGATGCTCGACGTCTCCCGGCACTTCTTCGACGTCGACGAAGTCAAGCGGTACGTCGACCAGTTGGCGCTGTACAAGTTCAACAAGCTGCATCTGCACCTCAGCGACGACCAGGGCTGGCGCATCGCCGTCGACTCCTGGCCGCGGCTGGCCGACTACGGCGGCTCGACCGAGGTCGGCGGCGGCCCCGGCGGCCACTACACCAAGGACGACTACCGGGAGATCGTCCGCTACGCCGCCTCCCGGCACCTGGAGGTCGTGCCCGAGATCGACATGCCGGGCCACACCAACGCGGCGCTCGCCTCGTACGCCGAGCTGAACTGCGACGGGGTGGCGCCGCCGCTGTACACCGGCACGGAGGTCGGCTTCAGCTCGCTGTGCGTGCGCAAGGATGTCACGTACGACTTCGTGGACGACGTGGTGCGGGAGCTGGCCGCGCTCACGCCGGGGCGGTATCTGCACATAGGCGGGGACGAGGCGCATTCCACTCCGCACGCGGACTATGTGAAGTTCATGGACCGGGTGCAGCCTGTGGTCGCCAAGTACGGCAAGACGGTGATCGGTTGGCACCAGCTGACCGGGGCGAACCCCTCGCGGGGGGCTCTTGCGCAGTACTGGGGGCTCGATGACACCAGTGCGGAGGAGAAGGCGCAGGTCGCCGCGGCGGCGCGGGGCGGGACGGGGCTGATCCTGTCGCCCGCGGATCGGATCTACCTCGACATGAAGTACGACGCGAGCACGCCGCTGGGGTTGTCGTGGGCGGGGTACGTCGAGGTGCGGCGGGCCTACGACTGGGATCCCGGGGACTATCTGGACGGGGTGCCCGCGGTGGCTGTGCGAGGAGTTGAGGCGCCGTTGTGGAGTGAGACGCTTCAGACTTCGGCGGACATCGAGTTCATGGCGTTCCCGCGGGTCGCGGGGGTGGCCGAGTTGGGGTGGTCACCGGCGGCCACGCATGACTGGGACGGCTACAAGGCGCGGCTCGCTGCGCAAGGGCCCCGCTGGGAGGCGATGGGAATCGGGTTCTACCGATCGCCGCAGGTTCCCTGGCCGACGGCCTGA
- a CDS encoding IucA/IucC family protein, giving the protein MSLAESVAHLSPERWEQANRLLVRKALAEFAHERLITPEATADGRFEVRGDDGLTRYGFTAVRRALDHWQVDADSITRQRDGVDLPLAALDFFIELKQSLGLSDAILPVYLEEVSSTLSGTCYKLTKPQIPVAELARSGFQAIETGMTEGHPCFVANNGRLGFGVHEYLSYAPETANPVRLVWLAAHRSRAAFTAGVGLEYESFVRDELGEDTVERFHAVLRERDLNPADYLLIPVHPWQWWNKLTVTFAAEVARGHLVCLGEGDDEYLAQQSIRTFFNTSAPEKHYVKTALSVLNMGFMRGLSAAYMEATPAINDWLAQLIEGDPVLKGTGLSIIRERAAVGYRHLEYEAATDRYSPYRKMLAALWRESPVASLREGESLATMASLVHVDHEGASFAGALIEQSGLAPTEWLRRYLTAYFTPLLHSFYAYDLVFMPHGENVILVLKDGVVERAIYKDIAEEIAVMDPDAVLPPTVERVRVDVPEDTKLLSIFTDVFDCFFRFLAANLATEGILSEDDFWRTVAEVTRAYQAELPELADKFRQYDMFAPEFALSCLNRLQLRNNQQMVDLTDPAGALQLIGTLKNPIAGL; this is encoded by the coding sequence ATGAGCCTCGCCGAATCCGTCGCCCATCTCTCCCCCGAGCGCTGGGAGCAGGCCAACCGCCTCCTCGTCCGCAAGGCGCTCGCCGAGTTCGCGCACGAGCGGCTGATCACGCCGGAGGCCACCGCCGACGGCCGCTTCGAGGTCCGCGGCGACGACGGTCTGACCCGCTACGGGTTCACGGCCGTCCGCCGCGCCCTCGACCACTGGCAGGTCGACGCCGACTCGATCACCCGTCAACGAGACGGCGTCGACCTCCCCCTCGCCGCCCTGGACTTCTTCATCGAGCTGAAGCAGTCCCTCGGCCTGAGCGACGCGATCCTGCCGGTCTACCTGGAGGAGGTCTCCTCCACCCTCTCCGGCACCTGCTACAAGCTCACCAAGCCGCAGATCCCGGTCGCGGAGTTGGCACGGAGCGGCTTCCAGGCCATCGAGACCGGCATGACCGAGGGCCACCCCTGCTTCGTCGCCAACAACGGCCGGCTCGGCTTCGGCGTCCACGAGTACCTCTCCTACGCCCCCGAGACCGCGAACCCCGTCCGCCTGGTGTGGCTGGCGGCGCACCGTTCGCGGGCCGCGTTCACGGCGGGAGTGGGCCTGGAGTACGAGTCCTTCGTACGGGACGAGCTGGGCGAGGACACGGTGGAGCGCTTCCACGCCGTACTGCGGGAGCGGGACCTGAACCCCGCCGACTACCTCCTCATCCCGGTCCATCCCTGGCAGTGGTGGAACAAGCTGACGGTCACCTTCGCCGCCGAGGTCGCCCGGGGCCACCTGGTGTGCCTGGGCGAGGGGGACGACGAGTACCTGGCCCAGCAGTCCATCCGGACCTTCTTCAACACCTCCGCCCCCGAGAAGCACTACGTGAAGACGGCTCTGTCCGTCCTCAACATGGGCTTCATGCGCGGTCTTTCGGCGGCGTACATGGAGGCCACACCGGCCATCAACGACTGGCTCGCCCAGCTCATCGAGGGTGACCCGGTGCTCAAGGGCACGGGCCTGTCGATCATCCGCGAGCGGGCGGCGGTCGGTTACCGGCACCTGGAGTACGAGGCGGCGACGGACCGCTACTCGCCGTACCGCAAGATGCTGGCCGCGCTGTGGCGGGAGAGCCCGGTGGCGTCCCTGCGCGAGGGCGAGTCCCTGGCCACGATGGCGTCCCTCGTCCATGTCGACCACGAGGGCGCGTCCTTCGCGGGCGCGCTGATCGAGCAGTCGGGCCTGGCGCCGACGGAGTGGCTGCGCCGCTACCTCACGGCGTACTTCACCCCGCTCCTGCACAGCTTCTACGCCTACGACCTGGTGTTCATGCCGCACGGCGAGAACGTGATCCTGGTCCTGAAGGACGGCGTCGTGGAGCGCGCGATCTACAAGGACATCGCCGAGGAGATCGCGGTGATGGACCCGGACGCGGTACTGCCGCCGACGGTCGAACGCGTCCGCGTGGACGTCCCCGAGGACACGAAGCTCCTGTCCATCTTCACGGACGTCTTCGACTGCTTCTTCCGCTTCCTCGCGGCGAACCTCGCCACGGAGGGCATCCTCTCCGAGGACGACTTCTGGCGTACGGTCGCCGAGGTCACCCGGGCCTACCAGGCCGAGCTGCCGGAACTGGCCGACAAATTCCGCCAGTACGACATGTTCGCCCCCGAGTTCGCCCTGTCCTGCCTCAACCGCCTCCAACTCCGCAACAACCAGCAGATGGTCGACCTGACGGACCCGGCGGGGGCACTACAGCTGATCGGGACGCTGAAGAACCCGATAGCGGGGCTGTAG
- a CDS encoding GNAT family N-acetyltransferase — protein MTTFTFRPLDPLKDAELLHTWVTHPKAAFWMMQDAKLEDVERAYMEIAADEHHHALLGLQDGEPAFLMEKYDPAHRELVGLYEPQPGDIGMHFLTPATDTPVHGFTRSVITAVMAHLFEDPAVARVVVEPDVSNKAVHALNEAVGFVPEREIQKPEKAALLSFCTREQFFEVQHSLAATAVTA, from the coding sequence ATGACGACGTTCACCTTCCGCCCGCTCGACCCCCTGAAGGACGCCGAGCTGCTGCACACCTGGGTCACCCACCCCAAGGCGGCCTTCTGGATGATGCAGGACGCCAAGCTGGAGGACGTCGAGCGCGCCTACATGGAGATCGCGGCCGACGAGCACCACCACGCGCTGCTGGGACTTCAGGACGGTGAACCCGCCTTCCTGATGGAGAAGTACGACCCCGCGCACCGCGAACTGGTCGGCCTCTACGAGCCGCAGCCGGGCGACATCGGCATGCACTTCCTCACTCCGGCCACCGACACGCCCGTGCACGGCTTCACGCGCTCGGTCATCACCGCCGTCATGGCGCACCTCTTCGAGGACCCGGCCGTCGCACGGGTCGTCGTGGAGCCGGACGTCTCCAACAAGGCCGTGCACGCGCTGAACGAGGCCGTCGGATTTGTCCCCGAGCGGGAGATCCAGAAGCCGGAGAAGGCGGCGCTGCTGAGCTTCTGCACCCGGGAACAGTTCTTCGAAGTTCAACACAGCCTCGCCGCCACGGCGGTGACCGCATGA
- a CDS encoding lysine N(6)-hydroxylase/L-ornithine N(5)-oxygenase family protein yields the protein MTALPEATESTTKTYDFVGIGLGPFNLGLACLTEPIVELEGVFLESKPDFEWHAGMFLEGAHLQTPFMSDLVTLADPTSPYSFLNYLKEKGRLYSFYIRENFYPLRVEYDDYCRWAANQLSSIRFRTTVTEVTFDEDAEVYVVRTEAGEVFRARHLVLGTGTSPHYPAAVEGLGGDFFHNSRYVQHKAELQKKESITIVGSGQSAAEIYYDLLAEIDVHGYRLNWVTRSPRFFPLEYTKLTLEMTSPEYIDYFRALPEATRYRLAAAQKGLFKGIDGELINEIFDLLYQKNLGGPVPTRLLTNSSLNSARYENGTYTLSFRQEEQEKDYDIESQGLVLATGYAYAEPEFLAPVRDRLVRDAQGNFDVARNYAIDVTGRGVFLQNAGVHTHSVTSPDLGMGPYRNSYIIRELLGSEYYPVEKTIAFQEFAI from the coding sequence TTGACCGCGCTTCCTGAAGCCACCGAGTCCACGACCAAGACCTACGACTTCGTCGGCATCGGACTCGGCCCCTTCAACCTCGGCCTCGCCTGCCTCACCGAGCCGATCGTCGAACTCGAGGGTGTCTTCCTGGAGTCGAAGCCCGACTTCGAATGGCACGCCGGCATGTTCCTGGAGGGCGCCCACCTCCAGACGCCGTTCATGTCGGACCTGGTCACCCTCGCCGACCCGACCTCGCCGTACTCCTTCCTCAACTACCTGAAGGAGAAGGGCCGGCTGTACTCGTTCTACATCCGCGAGAACTTCTACCCGCTGCGGGTGGAGTACGACGACTACTGCCGCTGGGCCGCGAACCAGCTCAGCAGCATCAGGTTCCGTACGACGGTCACCGAGGTGACGTTCGACGAGGACGCCGAGGTCTACGTCGTGCGCACCGAGGCCGGTGAGGTCTTCCGCGCCCGGCACCTGGTGCTGGGCACCGGCACCTCCCCGCACTACCCGGCGGCCGTCGAGGGCCTGGGCGGCGACTTCTTCCACAACTCCCGCTACGTGCAGCACAAGGCGGAGCTCCAGAAGAAGGAGTCGATCACGATCGTCGGCTCCGGCCAGTCCGCCGCCGAGATCTACTACGACCTCCTCGCCGAGATCGACGTCCACGGCTACCGGCTGAACTGGGTGACCCGCTCCCCGCGCTTCTTCCCGCTGGAGTACACCAAGCTCACGCTGGAGATGACCTCCCCGGAGTACATCGACTACTTCCGCGCGCTGCCCGAGGCGACCCGATACCGCCTCGCCGCCGCGCAGAAGGGCCTGTTCAAGGGCATCGACGGCGAACTCATCAACGAGATCTTCGATCTGCTCTACCAGAAGAACCTCGGCGGCCCGGTCCCCACCCGTCTGCTCACCAACTCCTCCCTGAACAGCGCGCGGTACGAGAACGGGACGTACACGCTCTCCTTCCGCCAGGAGGAGCAGGAGAAGGACTACGACATCGAGTCGCAGGGTCTGGTGCTCGCCACCGGATACGCGTACGCCGAGCCGGAGTTCCTCGCGCCCGTGCGCGACCGTCTGGTCCGTGACGCGCAGGGCAACTTCGACGTCGCCCGCAACTACGCGATCGATGTGACGGGCCGAGGCGTGTTCCTCCAGAACGCCGGTGTGCACACCCACAGCGTCACCAGCCCCGACCTGGGCATGGGCCCCTACCGCAACAGCTACATCATCCGCGAGCTGCTCGGCAGCGAGTACTACCCGGTCGAGAAGACCATCGCGTTCCAGGAGTTCGCCATATGA
- the desA gene encoding lysine decarboxylase DesA, translated as MRSHLLNDTTAEQYRRSVTEGIERVAGKLATTERPFTGVTVDALAPTIDAIDLDQPLYDTAAVLDELEDVYLRDAIYFHHPRYLAHLNCPVVIPAVLGEAILSAVNSSLDTWDQSAGGTLIERKLIDWTTARIGLGPAADGVFTSGGTQSNLQALLLAREEAKTDSFAKLRIFASEVSHFSVKKSAKLLGLSADSVVSIPVDHDKRMQTVALARELERCAKDGLVPMAVVATAGTTDFGSIDPLPEIAELCAQYGTWMHVDAAYGCGLLASVKFRDRIDGIERADSVTVDYHKSFFQPVSSSAVLVRDAATLRHATYHAEYLNPRRMVQERIPNQVDKSLQTTRRFDALKLWMTLRVMGADGIGQLFDEVVELAAEGWKVLAADPRYDVVVEPSLSTLVFRYIPAAVTDPAEIDRANLYARKALFASGDAVVAGTKVGGRHYLKFTLLNPETTTADITAVLDLIAGHAEQYLGESLDRAS; from the coding sequence ATGCGCTCGCACCTGCTCAATGACACGACCGCGGAGCAGTACCGCCGCTCCGTGACCGAAGGAATCGAGCGGGTGGCCGGCAAACTCGCCACCACCGAGCGGCCGTTCACCGGTGTCACCGTCGACGCCCTCGCCCCCACCATCGACGCGATCGACCTCGATCAGCCTCTGTACGACACCGCGGCCGTGCTCGACGAGCTGGAGGACGTCTACCTCCGGGACGCGATCTACTTCCACCACCCGCGTTACCTCGCCCACCTCAACTGCCCGGTCGTCATACCGGCGGTGCTCGGCGAGGCGATCCTCTCCGCCGTCAACTCCTCCCTCGACACCTGGGACCAGTCGGCCGGCGGCACCCTGATCGAGCGCAAACTCATCGACTGGACGACCGCCCGGATCGGCCTCGGCCCCGCCGCCGACGGCGTGTTCACCTCCGGCGGCACCCAGTCCAACCTCCAGGCGCTGCTGCTGGCCCGCGAGGAGGCCAAAACCGACTCCTTCGCGAAACTGCGCATCTTCGCCTCCGAGGTCAGCCACTTCAGCGTCAAGAAGTCGGCCAAACTCCTCGGCCTGAGCGCCGATTCGGTGGTCTCCATCCCGGTCGACCACGACAAGCGGATGCAGACCGTCGCCCTCGCCCGCGAGCTGGAGCGCTGCGCCAAGGACGGGCTCGTCCCCATGGCCGTCGTCGCCACCGCCGGCACCACCGACTTCGGCTCCATCGACCCGCTGCCCGAGATCGCCGAGCTGTGCGCCCAGTACGGCACCTGGATGCACGTGGACGCCGCCTACGGCTGCGGTCTGCTCGCCTCGGTGAAGTTCCGGGACCGGATCGACGGCATCGAGCGCGCCGACTCGGTCACCGTCGACTACCACAAGTCCTTCTTCCAGCCGGTGAGTTCCTCCGCCGTGCTGGTCAGGGACGCGGCCACGCTGCGCCACGCCACCTACCACGCGGAGTACCTCAACCCGCGCCGGATGGTGCAGGAACGTATCCCCAACCAGGTCGACAAGTCCCTCCAGACCACCCGGCGCTTCGACGCGCTGAAGCTGTGGATGACCCTGCGCGTGATGGGCGCCGACGGCATCGGGCAGCTCTTCGACGAGGTCGTCGAACTGGCCGCCGAGGGCTGGAAGGTGCTGGCCGCGGACCCGCGCTACGACGTCGTGGTCGAGCCGTCCCTGTCCACCCTGGTCTTCCGCTACATCCCGGCCGCCGTGACCGACCCGGCCGAGATCGACCGCGCCAACCTCTACGCCCGCAAGGCCCTGTTCGCCTCCGGTGACGCCGTCGTGGCGGGCACCAAGGTCGGCGGCCGCCACTACCTGAAGTTCACCCTGCTCAACCCCGAGACCACGACGGCCGACATCACCGCCGTCCTCGACCTGATCGCCGGCCACGCCGAGCAGTACCTGGGAGAGTCCCTTGACCGCGCTTCCTGA
- a CDS encoding siderophore-interacting protein: MTTTVAVAFRFFSLRVVRTRRLGPSLVRVTFGGEELRDFHSDGCDQSLSLFLPQPGQDAPVVPVELGDGWWQGWRELPDDVRAVMRSYTLRALRRDPDEIDIDFVLHEPAGPASRWASRASAGDRVLLIGPAVADNRAIRFRPPADTDLLVIWGDETAVPAVSAIVESLPAGTRARVWLEVHHAGDIQDLRTEADAEINWLVRADEGAEGSPMALDALRGAQLPAAQAPYVWIAGESGCVKALRRHFVGERGIDRRLVTFVGYWRRGLTEEQLRESGE, encoded by the coding sequence ATGACCACGACCGTCGCCGTCGCGTTCCGTTTCTTCTCTCTGCGAGTGGTACGAACGAGGCGGCTCGGTCCGTCCTTGGTTCGGGTCACCTTCGGCGGCGAAGAGCTGCGTGACTTCCACTCCGACGGGTGCGACCAGTCGCTGTCGCTCTTCCTGCCGCAGCCGGGGCAGGACGCGCCCGTCGTGCCTGTCGAACTCGGGGACGGGTGGTGGCAGGGCTGGCGTGAACTGCCGGACGACGTGCGGGCGGTGATGCGGTCGTACACGCTGCGGGCGCTGCGCCGGGATCCGGACGAGATCGACATCGACTTCGTGCTGCACGAGCCTGCCGGGCCCGCCTCCCGGTGGGCCTCGCGGGCGTCCGCCGGGGACCGGGTGCTGCTCATCGGGCCCGCCGTCGCGGACAACCGGGCCATCCGGTTCCGGCCGCCCGCGGACACCGATCTCCTGGTGATCTGGGGCGACGAGACCGCCGTACCGGCCGTCTCCGCCATCGTCGAGTCGCTGCCTGCGGGCACTCGGGCCCGGGTCTGGCTCGAAGTCCACCACGCCGGTGACATCCAGGACCTGCGCACCGAGGCGGACGCCGAGATCAACTGGCTGGTCCGGGCGGACGAGGGCGCCGAGGGGTCCCCCATGGCCCTCGACGCCCTTCGGGGCGCCCAACTCCCGGCGGCGCAGGCCCCGTACGTCTGGATCGCGGGCGAGTCGGGGTGCGTGAAGGCGCTGCGACGGCATTTCGTGGGCGAGCGCGGGATCGACCGGCGCCTGGTCACCTTCGTCGGCTACTGGCGGCGCGGGCTGACCGAGGAGCAGTTGCGCGAGTCCGGCGAGTGA
- a CDS encoding ABC transporter substrate-binding protein, with protein sequence MSNARATHLTRRGILAAGGALGLGAVLAACGDDDAKSGGSGEETTAAKSGPWTFKDDRGTTVKLDKVPTNIVAFTGVAAALFDYGIQVKGVFGPTTTADGKPDVQAGDLDVSKVTVLGNEWGKLNIEKYAALSPEVLITTTFDDAGTLWSVPVESADKVAKLAPDVAVSVYDRQLTEPLQRMWELAESLGADMKSAAIADSKKKFEAAAARLRAAAKAKPEIKVLAGSAAETIFYVSGTNFSIDLEYFKSLGVNFVEPSEKAKEKNAGWFESLSWENVDKYDADIIVMDDRSSTIQPADITEATWKKLPAVKAGQVISRSPEPILSYDKCTPLLDNLAEAIENAKKVA encoded by the coding sequence ATGTCCAACGCCAGAGCCACCCACCTCACCCGCCGTGGCATCCTCGCCGCGGGCGGCGCCCTCGGCCTCGGTGCCGTGCTCGCAGCCTGTGGCGACGACGACGCGAAAAGCGGTGGCTCCGGCGAGGAGACGACCGCCGCGAAGTCCGGCCCGTGGACGTTCAAGGACGACCGCGGCACCACGGTGAAGCTCGACAAGGTGCCGACGAACATCGTCGCGTTCACCGGTGTCGCCGCCGCCCTCTTCGACTACGGCATCCAGGTCAAGGGCGTCTTCGGCCCGACCACGACCGCCGACGGCAAGCCCGATGTGCAGGCCGGCGACCTCGACGTCAGCAAGGTCACCGTGCTCGGCAACGAGTGGGGCAAGCTCAACATCGAGAAGTACGCGGCGCTCTCCCCCGAGGTGCTCATCACCACGACGTTCGACGACGCCGGCACCCTGTGGTCGGTGCCCGTCGAGTCCGCGGACAAGGTCGCCAAGCTCGCCCCGGACGTCGCGGTCTCCGTCTACGACCGTCAGCTGACCGAGCCGCTCCAGCGCATGTGGGAGCTGGCCGAGTCGCTCGGCGCGGACATGAAGTCCGCCGCGATCGCCGACTCCAAGAAGAAGTTCGAGGCCGCCGCGGCCCGGCTGCGCGCCGCGGCCAAGGCCAAGCCGGAGATCAAGGTGCTGGCCGGTTCCGCCGCGGAGACGATCTTCTACGTCTCGGGCACCAACTTCTCCATCGACCTCGAGTACTTCAAGTCCCTCGGCGTCAACTTCGTCGAGCCCTCGGAGAAGGCGAAGGAGAAGAACGCCGGCTGGTTCGAGTCGCTGAGCTGGGAGAACGTCGACAAGTACGACGCGGACATCATCGTGATGGACGACCGCTCCTCGACGATCCAGCCCGCAGACATCACCGAGGCGACCTGGAAGAAGCTGCCCGCCGTCAAGGCCGGTCAGGTCATCTCGCGTTCGCCCGAGCCGATCCTGTCCTACGACAAGTGCACGCCGCTGCTGGACAACCTGGCCGAGGCGATCGAGAACGCCAAGAAGGTCGCCTGA
- a CDS encoding twin-arginine translocation signal domain-containing protein produces MTSPRQPLSRRSFLARASVVTAAAAVATLPFSEYLASPAYAAGRYAEPKDVRDAARRALAREKRTRSGKPSPNGWEMELTTDKGGKVWTRPVPGTPIEGVTVRIGEVETVLVHVIRRFHYEVEELRKGDVVGWRSPSSVGRRLPEANQASGTAVQIRPGHYPSGVKGGFFAPQQLVIRDILAELEGVVRWGGDDRKPDESLFYIDVKPDSPLLAKIVAKLRGWEKEPGKGAGAPVDVLSGKRRDAAKALAREQKAAA; encoded by the coding sequence ATGACTTCCCCCCGCCAACCCCTGTCCCGCCGCTCCTTCCTCGCCCGGGCCTCCGTGGTCACTGCCGCCGCGGCAGTGGCAACGCTGCCCTTCTCCGAATACCTCGCCTCCCCCGCGTACGCGGCGGGCCGGTACGCCGAGCCGAAGGATGTCCGGGACGCGGCCCGCCGTGCGCTGGCCCGCGAGAAGCGCACCCGGTCCGGCAAGCCGAGCCCCAACGGCTGGGAGATGGAGCTGACCACCGACAAGGGCGGAAAGGTGTGGACCCGGCCGGTCCCCGGCACGCCCATCGAGGGCGTCACCGTACGGATCGGAGAGGTGGAGACGGTCCTGGTCCATGTGATCCGCCGGTTCCACTACGAGGTCGAGGAGTTGCGCAAGGGCGACGTGGTCGGCTGGCGCAGCCCGAGCTCGGTGGGCCGCAGGCTGCCCGAGGCCAACCAGGCCTCCGGGACCGCGGTGCAGATCCGTCCGGGTCACTACCCGAGCGGCGTCAAGGGCGGCTTCTTCGCCCCGCAGCAGCTGGTGATCCGCGACATCCTCGCCGAGTTGGAGGGTGTCGTCCGCTGGGGCGGCGACGACAGGAAGCCCGACGAGTCGCTGTTCTACATCGACGTGAAGCCGGACAGCCCGCTGCTGGCCAAGATCGTCGCCAAGCTGCGCGGCTGGGAGAAGGAGCCCGGCAAGGGTGCCGGCGCCCCGGTGGACGTGCTGTCCGGCAAGCGCCGTGACGCGGCCAAGGCGCTGGCCCGCGAACAGAAGGCCGCCGCCTAG